In Rutidosis leptorrhynchoides isolate AG116_Rl617_1_P2 chromosome 2, CSIRO_AGI_Rlap_v1, whole genome shotgun sequence, one genomic interval encodes:
- the LOC139891145 gene encoding indole-3-acetic acid-amido synthetase GH3.5-like isoform X2: MPEAPKNPGDHPHESKTNYNLTEKNKRSLEFIEDVTSNPDDVQLRVLSDILTQNANVEYLSRYNLSGHTDRETFKKLVPVITYEDLQPDITRIANGDKSPILSSLPISEFLTRYSGTSGGERKLMPTIEAELERRSLLYSLLMPVMSQFVPGLDQGKGMYFLFIKSEAKTPGGLVARPVLTSYYKSNHFKDRPYDPYTSYTSPNETILCQDSYQSMYSQMLCGLCLNQEVLRVGAVFASGFIRAIRFLEKHWQILCQDIRTCTVNPVITDPVVKNAVLRVLKQNPELADFIERECSKKSWQGIITRLWPNTRYVDVIVTGTMSQYIPTLDYYSNGLPLVCTMYASSECYFGVNLNPLCKPSEVSYTLIPTMAYFEFLPIGVDEQELVDLSDVKLGQDYELVVTTYAGLYRYRVGDMLRVAGFKNKAPQFSFICRKNVALSIDSDKTDEVELHQAVEKASAHLGPFDATLIEYTSYADTTTIPGHYVIFWELSLNGSTQVPASVLEDCCLAIEESLNSVYRQGRASDKSIGPLEIKIVENGTFDKLMDYAINLGASINQYKTPRCVKFKPIIELLSSKVVSSYFSPKCPKWAPGHKQWNNVN, from the exons ATGCCTGAAGCACCAAAGAACCCAGGTGATCATCCTCATGAGTCCAAAACAAACTACAATCTTACAGAAAAAAACAAGAGATCTCTCGAGTTCATTGAAGATGTTACATCGAACCCAGATGATGTTCAACTTCGTGTTTTATCCGACATCCTGACCCAAAATGCCAACGTTGAATACCTAAGTCGTTATAACCTTTCGGGCCACACGGACCGAGAAACGTTCAAGAAACTCGTACCTGTTATTACGTATGAAGACCTTCAACCCGATATCACACGTATCGCTAATGGAGATAAATCCCCTATCCTTTCTTCCCTCCCCATTTCCGAATTTCTAACTAGGTA TTCTGGGACTTCAGGAGGCGAAAGAAAGCTGATGCCAACGATCGAAGCTGAGCTCGAAAGAAGGTCGTTATTGTATAGTCTTTTGATGCCGGTTATGAGCCAGTTTGTGCCCGGTTTAGATCAAGGAAAAGGGATGTATTTCTTGTTTATTAAATCAGAAGCTAAGACTCCGGGTGGGCTTGTAGCCCGGCCCGTTTTAACCAGTTACTACAAAAGTAACCATTTCAAAGACAGACCATATGACCCATACACAAGCTACACCAGCCCAAATGAAACCATTTTGTGTCAAGATTCATATCAAAGTATGTACTCCCAAATGCTATGTGGGTTGTGCTTAAATCAAGAGGTTCTTCGAGTTGGTGCGGTCTTCGCTTCCGGGTTCATTCGGGCCATCCGGTTTTtagagaagcattggcagattttgtGTCAGGATATCCGGACCTGCACGGTCAACCCGGTTATCACTGACCCGGTTGTGAAAAACGCTGTGCTCCGGGTCTTGAAACAAAACCCGGAGTTGGCAGACTTTATTGAGCGCGAATGCTCGAAAAAGTCATGGCAAGGGATTATTACAAGACTATGGCCCAATACAAGATATGTTGATGTTATTGTTACTGGGACAATGTCACAATATATACCAACACTTGATTATTATAGCAATGGGCTACCTCTTGTTTGCACCATGTATGCATCTTCTGAATGCTATTTTGGTGTCAATCTTAACCCACTTTGTAAACCTAGTGAGGTTTCTTACACACTCATTCCAACCATGGCTTATTTCGAGTTCTTACCAATTGGTGTTGATGAACAAGAACTAGTCGATCTTTCTGACGTAAAACTCGGTCAAGATTATGAGCTTGTCGTCACAACTTATGCTG GGCTTTATAGGTATAGAGTTGGTGATATGTTAAGAGTTGCAGGGTTTAAAAACAAAGCGCCACAATTCAGTTTCATTTGTCGAAAAAATGTGGCTTTGAGTATCGATTCGGATAAAACAGACGAAGTTGAACTGCACCAAGCAGTCGAAAAGGCGTCGGCCCATTTGGGCCCATTTGATGCGACCCTGATCGAGTACACGAGTTATGCTGACACAACAACAATTCCGGGTCACTACGTGATCTTTTGGGAGCTAAGTCTAAATGGGTCAACTCAGGTTCCAGCATCAGTGCTCGAAGATTGTTGTCTTGCTATTGAAGAGTCGCTTAACAGCGTTTATCGACAGGGACGGGCTTCTGACAAGTCAATCGGGCCACTCGAGATCAAAATAGTCGAAAATGGGACTTTCGATAAACTCATGGATTATGCAATCAATTTAGGTGCTTCTATAAACCAATACAAAACCCCAAGGTGTGTGAAGTTTAAACCGATAATTGAGCTTTTGAGCTCAAAGGTGGTGTCCAGTTACTTCAGCCCGAAGTGTCCGAAATGGGCCCCGGGCCATAAGCAGTGGAACAATGTTAATTAA
- the LOC139891145 gene encoding indole-3-acetic acid-amido synthetase GH3.5-like isoform X1 produces the protein MPEAPKNPGDHPHESKTNYNLTEKNKRSLEFIEDVTSNPDDVQLRVLSDILTQNANVEYLSRYNLSGHTDRETFKKLVPVITYEDLQPDITRIANGDKSPILSSLPISEFLTSSGTSGGERKLMPTIEAELERRSLLYSLLMPVMSQFVPGLDQGKGMYFLFIKSEAKTPGGLVARPVLTSYYKSNHFKDRPYDPYTSYTSPNETILCQDSYQSMYSQMLCGLCLNQEVLRVGAVFASGFIRAIRFLEKHWQILCQDIRTCTVNPVITDPVVKNAVLRVLKQNPELADFIERECSKKSWQGIITRLWPNTRYVDVIVTGTMSQYIPTLDYYSNGLPLVCTMYASSECYFGVNLNPLCKPSEVSYTLIPTMAYFEFLPIGVDEQELVDLSDVKLGQDYELVVTTYAGLYRYRVGDMLRVAGFKNKAPQFSFICRKNVALSIDSDKTDEVELHQAVEKASAHLGPFDATLIEYTSYADTTTIPGHYVIFWELSLNGSTQVPASVLEDCCLAIEESLNSVYRQGRASDKSIGPLEIKIVENGTFDKLMDYAINLGASINQYKTPRCVKFKPIIELLSSKVVSSYFSPKCPKWAPGHKQWNNVN, from the exons ATGCCTGAAGCACCAAAGAACCCAGGTGATCATCCTCATGAGTCCAAAACAAACTACAATCTTACAGAAAAAAACAAGAGATCTCTCGAGTTCATTGAAGATGTTACATCGAACCCAGATGATGTTCAACTTCGTGTTTTATCCGACATCCTGACCCAAAATGCCAACGTTGAATACCTAAGTCGTTATAACCTTTCGGGCCACACGGACCGAGAAACGTTCAAGAAACTCGTACCTGTTATTACGTATGAAGACCTTCAACCCGATATCACACGTATCGCTAATGGAGATAAATCCCCTATCCTTTCTTCCCTCCCCATTTCCGAATTTCTAACTAG TTCTGGGACTTCAGGAGGCGAAAGAAAGCTGATGCCAACGATCGAAGCTGAGCTCGAAAGAAGGTCGTTATTGTATAGTCTTTTGATGCCGGTTATGAGCCAGTTTGTGCCCGGTTTAGATCAAGGAAAAGGGATGTATTTCTTGTTTATTAAATCAGAAGCTAAGACTCCGGGTGGGCTTGTAGCCCGGCCCGTTTTAACCAGTTACTACAAAAGTAACCATTTCAAAGACAGACCATATGACCCATACACAAGCTACACCAGCCCAAATGAAACCATTTTGTGTCAAGATTCATATCAAAGTATGTACTCCCAAATGCTATGTGGGTTGTGCTTAAATCAAGAGGTTCTTCGAGTTGGTGCGGTCTTCGCTTCCGGGTTCATTCGGGCCATCCGGTTTTtagagaagcattggcagattttgtGTCAGGATATCCGGACCTGCACGGTCAACCCGGTTATCACTGACCCGGTTGTGAAAAACGCTGTGCTCCGGGTCTTGAAACAAAACCCGGAGTTGGCAGACTTTATTGAGCGCGAATGCTCGAAAAAGTCATGGCAAGGGATTATTACAAGACTATGGCCCAATACAAGATATGTTGATGTTATTGTTACTGGGACAATGTCACAATATATACCAACACTTGATTATTATAGCAATGGGCTACCTCTTGTTTGCACCATGTATGCATCTTCTGAATGCTATTTTGGTGTCAATCTTAACCCACTTTGTAAACCTAGTGAGGTTTCTTACACACTCATTCCAACCATGGCTTATTTCGAGTTCTTACCAATTGGTGTTGATGAACAAGAACTAGTCGATCTTTCTGACGTAAAACTCGGTCAAGATTATGAGCTTGTCGTCACAACTTATGCTG GGCTTTATAGGTATAGAGTTGGTGATATGTTAAGAGTTGCAGGGTTTAAAAACAAAGCGCCACAATTCAGTTTCATTTGTCGAAAAAATGTGGCTTTGAGTATCGATTCGGATAAAACAGACGAAGTTGAACTGCACCAAGCAGTCGAAAAGGCGTCGGCCCATTTGGGCCCATTTGATGCGACCCTGATCGAGTACACGAGTTATGCTGACACAACAACAATTCCGGGTCACTACGTGATCTTTTGGGAGCTAAGTCTAAATGGGTCAACTCAGGTTCCAGCATCAGTGCTCGAAGATTGTTGTCTTGCTATTGAAGAGTCGCTTAACAGCGTTTATCGACAGGGACGGGCTTCTGACAAGTCAATCGGGCCACTCGAGATCAAAATAGTCGAAAATGGGACTTTCGATAAACTCATGGATTATGCAATCAATTTAGGTGCTTCTATAAACCAATACAAAACCCCAAGGTGTGTGAAGTTTAAACCGATAATTGAGCTTTTGAGCTCAAAGGTGGTGTCCAGTTACTTCAGCCCGAAGTGTCCGAAATGGGCCCCGGGCCATAAGCAGTGGAACAATGTTAATTAA